The sequence TCATCCAGACCCTTTCTATCGATCAACAGGTTCTTTAAAAAGTATAACAAAGAACCTGAGAGAACACTGTGAGATTCTTAAACAAAAGAGCTTATGTGAGAGGAGGGTTcgatgagaaggaaaaaaaaaatctttaaatgtatCTAAGTCCTAACGTGAATCCCAAGCAAATACGCTGTATATTTGTCAAATTTCACTCCGGTTTGAAATCACGTTAAATCAAAGTAAAAGTTCGTCCCCGAATCATCCCCACATTgcacttttatttgtaaagatATGGGAGCCAAAAATGTGCAAAGATTTCTGCTCAGATCAACTGAGACAATTTTTCTTTATGACCATTCTCATGGTTAGCTCATACAGACTGAATACAAAACAGTACACAATGTATTACAacactgaaccacacacacacacacacacacacacacacacacacacacaaggggagGGAGGATCCTGTGTCTCTGGACGCACACCAGGTGCATTGGGAGACATGCAGGCCGTTGCCAAGTTTAGTAGCGTGATTGTGAATCATTTAATCAAagcctttttttcctcttcaagcCGTCACCTCCACCGTCCGCCCGCTCGAGCGCGTTCAGTTATGCTGCCTGTGAGCTCACGGGTTTCTGCTCCGAACGCATTCTTCTGCAGCGTGACCAGCACATTCTGTGTTCAAAATGGAGCAGAAAAGTCCACGCGAGGACATGGGGTGCACTGCGCTGCAGTACAGACCTAACACTTGATTAACACTCGTATGCATGGCTGAATCCTGCAGCACAAACATGATCAAAGTGAAGAAAGGCGGGACGAGTGCGGACGCTCGGATGGGGGGGTTGGGGGAGGTTACAGATTTGAAATCTGACTTGTAATGGGATTCCCCAATCCAGCTGGAGAACATATGAGTCACAAGAAGGAAAGATCTAataccccaacacacacacacacacacacacacacacacacacacacacacatgtcagaAGGCTGGAATCTATGAAGGAATGGCTAGAAGCTTGTTAACCCGAATATGATATGTGTCGCCATGGCCAGCCATACAGCTCTATGTGTCTATTCATCTTTGTGTCATATGGTTTGAAAATTATAACTAAtagcaaaaatatttttgatgCATACACTGCAGTGGTGTAAAACAATTTGGAGGATTTTCTTGAAATTCTTCAAGAAAAATActgcatcaaaaaaaaaaaccacccacGAAGGCTGCTGTAAGGATGTTGAACAATTTTTAAACTGAAGACAAAAATCctaaatcatgtaaaaaacTAAAGGGTTTTATATCAGCTGgaataatgtataatgtgtcTTAGTTAGGGTGCAATCTACAAAATGAGTTTTAAAGCACCGCTAAACATCAAAAACTGGAATTTTCCTCCAAGCTTGTTCCCAATGCAGGGAAAAGATAGTGGTTAACTAAAACGGAGTGATTAGTGGTCTGTAGCGAACGCAGGCAAAACAAATGTTCAGATAAACAAtatggtttttaaaaaaaaaaaaaaaaaaaaaaaaaaaaaaaaaaattaaataaaaaatatcacagATCAGAACCATTAAATAATATCTGAAAGGCTGAGCATTATTTGAATCGTATTTGTCTTTAAAAATCCTAAAGGCTGCCGTTTAGGCCATAAATACGATGTTTCCTAGATCAAAGACAGTTTTCACAGTGTTCGACTACTTCGGGTATTTCAAGTAGCTTGTTTACTTGCAAATACGGTGTCAGTAACACATCGTTTTGATCGCgtggctaataataataataatgataataataacaacaaattaCCCACCACCATCTGCGTATATTACAATGCAGGATTTCTGGTGTTCATCATAATCATAACGTGTGAATAAACTGATCAGTGAAGACAATAAAAAGACTGCAAATAACAAAACATCTTGTTAGTGCGATGCTGGACTTGTCTTGTTCGTCCGCACTTATTTTGGCCGTCTTTTGTATTTCAGGAGGAGTGTGATCGATTCCACTAATGACTCTCAATGACGACAGGCTCAAACACACCTGCTGACACCCTGCCAGAGAATGAAACAGTTGTGTTCATGATAAAATCGCTAAAAAAATAAGgggttaaaagcgctatacaaatcaattcaattaaaaaggTCTCAAGTGGAAGAAGCTGCTCCTGGACTGACTCACCTGTTGCCCAGCTGGATGCCGCTAAGAGCAGTGGTACCGTCCCGACTGACAAACAGCTGCAAATTGCTATCTGTAAGAGAGGAGGGAAGGAATTTTTAATGACATTGGGTTGTGATACCATTACCCAACATTAGCACAGCTATTATTAAGAAGACATCAGCTAGGACATAAAATATCTGGGAAATATGATTATCTGTCAATCTTGCCAAGAGTTCTTAGACAATGGATGTGTGCACACTTATGACTCTACACCATTTTGTACTATAAACAGTGTGagtaatgtaaaagtaaaaaaaaaaaaaaaaaaagatgcacttAATCAACGTGTGGAATTTTGGATACTTCATGCACTTCAGGCATTGACGCTGGATGAGATAAAATTTTGTTGGACCAGACCGTCTTACAACGGTCTTGAATTAACGCCAGGttgtatgaaagtgtgtgattCGTGTTGCATTGGAGATGATTCTAGCCTTCAAAAAATTCATACACTAGATGCTAGAGTACATAATGCATAGTTTAAGTGTATCGCAAAGCATTTGGGATGCAGGTCAAGGGTTTACACTTAAAAATATACACTTCAAACTGAtctgtatagcgcttttaacaatggacattgtctcaaagcagctttacagaacataaacataaaaccaaATGtcattataaagattaaaataatacaaaaattcaacatcaatattagatatattaaaatgtgtttgtatttatccccaatgaacaagtatgaagtgactgaggcgactctggcaaggaaaaactcccttagatgttAATggatgaaaccttgagaggaaccagactcaaaagggaaccaatcctcatgtgggtgacactgtagGTGTGGAAATATATAGTTTGACAAACGTGTGTGAGCTTTCATACACACCCTCATTGTTGCTGACATCAGCAAAGTCCTGACTCTGGACAATCTTCTCCACAACGTCATCAGCGTCGATGCGCGTGTCGTCCACCCAGGTCGGGTGGTTCTCCACAGAGTCCTTCTTTCTCCTAGAACATGAGAAGAAACAGCACTgtataaatgacattattattatctttttaatattaccaccctgttactagTGAAGTAGGAATATAACAAAAGTAATATATCAAACACCAAAAGATGGCCAGATAAATCCTTCATAAATCAGcttctaaataaataactcaaGTACAGTATAACTGTGGCGTTCTGCATAGAATCCTTATTCTAAGAATGAAgaagtaaaatgaatgaaaaataaggaCAGCACAGGAGAACtttctcttattttatcttGTTCTTCATTACAAACATAAGCTttcccaacaaaaaaaaatgtaaccctTTAACACCGTGAGGATTACTAAAGCATCCAGAAGCATCACTGTGCTTTAGTTACAGGTTCTTCGTACCTAGAAAATCGGTGAGGGATTGGAGGTCTTGGTGGGCGAGGAGGCTTCTCGGATTTTGCCGGCTCTTTGTCCGGTTCTGCTAAACTCTCGGTTGCTGTGGTCGTCCCTGCTGAAGCGTTGCTGCTGCTGGTGGATGTGTTCCTCCGGTGATGGCTCAGGTCTGTCAGGCTGGACGAGCCTGAATGCTCTGTGCTGTAGCCTGCAGGAAGGACAGACATCACTACATTAGATTTAGTACTTTCGATCCACATATTCAAAAGGCAATATACATACATCGGCTGTGTAAGAGTCTCACCTGAAACTTTACTCTGTTGACTGGCATAGCTGGAATTCCTTGAATGGCCTGTGTGGAACACCTCTTCTGGGCTTGAGAGGTTCTCATCTACCCCCTCTGGTAGACctgcaaacacatgcacataagCACGCAGACACAGGCGAGCACGtagacacagacgcacacgcagacgcacacacagacgcagacacacagatgcagacagacagacaaacacagacagacacagacaagcagagacacacacagtcagtgtcTAGATTCTTTTCAGAACATGAGATTCTGAGTGTGGGTGACAGTGTGCTTGTGATTGAGTAAGCAAATGTGTGCGAGTGACTGTGCTTGAGTGTACgcgcgtgtgtgaatgagtgagtgaatgtgtgtaataAGAGGCTCACCAGAGCTCGGCATACAGGTTCTGGGTTTGAGTGTACGGCTGGTGCTGCTGATTCCCGGGCTGATGCCTGTTGGTGGTGTCAGGCTGTTGCCAGTGCCCCCTCCCTTACAGTCCAGCTGTAGAGATGGGTCTTGACCAGCGAGGCCTGTGTTCTTAGCTGTACTTGGGGGCCtggtgaaaaataaacacatttgtataCCATTTACCATctttttccaataacagcacatcctaaAGTGTTGTAGTTTTTTCCTCTTACAACAAAACatctattatttctttttaattataattcatAACAACTGCACAtctttttaactgtttatagttacatatgATGTTGCTGAATGTTCATGTGAAACTAGATCCTGTCATCCCTTATAGCAGATATAAACAGTCACGACCTTCATTTGCGACCCTCTCATTTAACCCTCTCTATTAACAtcaataagaaaagaaaatgcagcttgtcatgttacagaagTCCTCGGTCCTGAAAacctggtaaaaaaaataaaagttacagcttttcctctgttacaaagcacagacactagagactccttccaaaattGCTAAACAAGAGacttctgataaaaaaaaaaaaaatcctccccGTTTCAAAGGTCAAACTTTTGGCAACTGCCAATCATATCCCGGTGAATCACTTGTTAATATAGAGGCCATAATGTATGTACAAGCGCGTTAAGATTATTGAAATTTATCCGAATTAAATCAACATATCCTGACCAATAAGAAgcgagaattcaacagcactatggaaaaaataaagtatagcATATGAATTATAAAGCTGTACTCATAAACGCGGTGAAAGTGTGGAAGGTGGTGTGTTTTAAACCAAATATTAGACACATGCACGcttatggaaaataaataattctgattTATACAGATTTGTTATTAGAATTGAGATTTGTCTGTTCATTCAATTGCACATTACAGCTTTTAGCACTTTATACAAAAAACGACGCAATGTAATGATTACTGTTTCCGGAAAAATCACTAGTAGCCTGGAATGATCGATAACCAActtctattatatttatattaacatttcgGGGTGCTTGTATACACTGGACTTCACTTTATTATGCTGGGAATGACTTTATAGTTACAACCCAATCCATAACAGCTTTCCACAAGCCAGCATGTGGCACTACAGAAGTAAAAATTTTGAAATTTCAGGACAAATCATCATATTAGGTGTACAATCATAGCTGAACAATGCCATGGTTAAATGTTTATTCCTAAGCTTCATGTATACAAAGGCATGTTTAATGGAAAGGTCTATTAAAAAGCTTCCTAACTGCAGTCCAGGAAAAGAGATGACTCACGTTTTAAAGCAAGGGTCCCCGGAGAGTAGAGTCATCTCAATAGTAAccttaaaggaaaaacaaatcaaagaaATATGATTactttaaatcataaccttccACCACAACAGCATATTTACTGTTACACAATtcagaaaatacagaaacatgATTGACTTAAAACACCagttttgtttctcaaaatgttCATAATGTTCATTTCCAGACAATACAGCAGACAGTGAGTCAGGCTAAATAAAGGCATAAGAATTCAAATTTAGCTGTGAGTAGGCTGTTCGAGTCACACGTTTCCCACACAGGCAGTGTGTGGATGTAAATGAGTGCTGGGATTGTGGAGAAAAATGGTAGTTATGGAGATTTCTATATATAGTTCATGGTTAAAATAGACACACAAAAAAGGCAGCTTAAATGCAGGCCATCGTAACCGAACCACGGTGCCTCGTTTCTTCATCGTGTTTTTCTCACGCACCTTCAGAATGGAGTTGTCCTGCCGAGTGTTCTTGGTGTCGTAGCCCTCCAGTATACAGCAGCGCACGGTGGAGCCTGAACCGGCAAACTCCGCCATGTTGAGGTCAGCAAAGCCCAGCTGTGTGCAAGACAGGGAAAGTGAGATGTGTTAGATAGATAAGAAGAGAACAAGGGCACTTCCGTGAAAGCTCTCCACAGTTATTTATTACAAGTTGAAcatattcctaaaaaaaatatatacatatcatCCAAGATAAACAATACACGTCTTCTCACGCGAGATTTCATTAACGAAGGTATTACAACATCAAGAAACCACCGCAGGTTTTGATGGTTTAGTTTCCTTTCCAAAAGCCTGGCTTCATACAGCTGTGCTGCACATATCCCTCATTTTGGGAGGTTGATTACTGTCTTGCTTTTCATATTCTCTCCTCTCAGTTCCACACCAAAGATTTACAGGATCTAAGGTTTGGTTTGAAACCAAAGGTTTATGGGATCTATGGTTTGGTTTGGAGCCTTTACTGAAGAAGCCCCATAGGAAACTTCAGTAACTGGCAAGAAATAATagatgatgtgtttttttttccttttagtgTGCAAGCTTGGCCATGGTAAAGGTAGAGAAACTAAAATAGCTGacactgtaaatattttggcCTTCTAATGTGCACAACTTACAAAGTTGAGGCTGGTATAGTATCTATGAGCTGGTGAGCAGCTAGCAAAGATGTTAGCTCACTAATTTATTAAAACTCTCTGCTTCATGCTTTAATTGACCAGGAGAATGGTTTGTCAAACACACCTGACTTGAACAATTAGCTACTgtcattggaaaataatcagcgatGAGTTGGTGTGAGCAGCCTGACCTGAAGTGGAATTCTAACTCTCTTACCACAACTCCAGAGTTATTATCGTGCAATAGCACATCCTAAAGTGTTCATCTTATGACCacaatttttcattcattaaagaaaacatatcAGACATTTTGTCTAATTATAGCTATGTTTATAAGGTTACAGTACGGCCACgaaacaagttatttcctgCTCTCACTTGCGTTACAGCAGCTGTTTCCTCACCAGTCTcggttttttctctctcacgaagttaataagagaaaagtAGCTTGTcctgttactgagaaacaggaAAACCCTCTTCCCTGAAGACTTTCCCCTTGTTGGAAAACTTTAAGGGATAGTTTTAGATCTGTCAGATACGGAGAGCTCGCACTGGAGACTTGTTCCTTGTGCAGATTAACATCACTGTACGTTATTtctactttatattttttttgttttattttttaacataaagcATCCAGCACACAAGTCTCTGTATATGATTTCCTGCTGTGTAAATGTTAATTtactgcgtgcgtgtgtgcgcagGGAGAAGAGGAAGCCAGTGATATTATGCAACTAACGGTATTTGAAACAGAAAAGGTCATCCATCTAGCACTCAAATAGTCCTATCTCCCTCTTCTTCAAACACTTCTGCCAGCACTCTCTTACATACACAATGTTCTCCAACTGTATAATCTTTTCATCTCAgttactcacactctctcacacacacacactcacactctctcacacacacacacactcacacacacacactctctcacacacacacactctctcacacacacacactctctcacacacacactctctcacacacacacactcacactctctcacacacacacactcacactctctcacacacacacactcacactctctcacacacacacactcacactctctcccacacacacactcactctcccacacacacacactcactctcccacacacacacacactcactctcccacacacacacacactcactctcccacacacacacacactcactctcccacacacacacactcactctcccacacacacacactcactctcccacacacacacactcactctcccacacacacacactcactctcccacacacacacactcactctcccacacacacacactcactctcccacacacacacactcactctctcacacacacacactcactctctctcacacacacacacacactcactctctcacacacacacacacacacacacacacacactcactctctcacacacacacacacactcactctctcacacacacacacacacacactcactctctctcacacacacacacactcactctctcacacacacacacacacactcactctctcacacacacacacacactcactctctcacacacacacacacactcactctctcacacacacacacacactcactctctcacacacacacacacactcactctctcacacacacacacacactcactctctcacacacacacacacactcactctctcacacacacacacactctctctcacacacacacacacacacacacactctcacacacacacacacacactcacacacacacacacactcacacacacacactcacacacacacacacacacactcacacacacacacactcacacacacacactctcacacacacacactctcacacacacacactctcacacacacacactctcacacacacacactctcacacacacacactctcacacacacacactctcacacacacacactcacacacacacactcacacacacacacactctcacacacacacactctcacacacacacactctcacacacacacacactctcacactctcacacacacacactctcacacacacacactctcacacacacacacacactctcacacacacacacactctcacacacacacactctcacacacacacactctcacacacacacacactctcacacacacacactctcacacacacacactcacacacactcacacacacacacactcacacacacacactctcacacacacacacactctcacacacacactctctcacacacacacagacaccagtaTCAAAATGGCGGCCTTTAAAAACGATAAACTGCTAACCCCTGGAATTGTCAACTGCTTTTGGGTAATTCTATGAATTTGCAAAATTGCCATTAACCCATTGTCATTAAACTAGCAGCAACACGGATGCAATTATTCATTTGAATTCTTTCTACACTTTTGTAGAACCATCGTGGGCTGTAAAAGGTTTTGTACAGCTATTTGTGGACATGGCCATTTCCAATCCATACTCTTTTCCCTTTAAAAATAGTATTCTTTATTCTGCAGAACATGAGCTCTGATTGGATTAATGTACTGAAGCAGCTGTACTTTACagaatcaattaaaataaataaataaaaaataaaactagccTGGAGAACTCACTGAATCTCACTCAATTCTCTTTCAACAAACAAAGACTAGAACTAAGCTCGTTTGCTGCCTGTAGCTGGGAAAAGATCAGCTGTAGTTTCTGCACCTCTTGTTGTACTTGCTGATAAGAAGCTTTGACAGAAAGCAGCTTTGAGGCTACAGGGGACAAACATACACGAGTCTCACTGTCTGaccttctgtctgtgtctcagtgtttttttttttttgttgagtcTAAAACAAACAACTTGATTCTTTCCTCAATAACAACATTATTTTTTGACTTTCCACCTGACATTTCACTGAGAATGCCAATTAGCCACAAATATTAATAGGAAATGGACCTTTaagttctttaaataaaacatgattacGGTTACAAAAAATGAGTGACTTTGTGGTGTCGATTCAAATCCCCAAGAATTATACTACTCTTTGAGGGAGAGGAAAATGAACTCATGCACCCTCATCACCCTCCCTGACTAACAGCCATTATATGATATGGGGCAGTTAGCCGAATGCTGCAAACTGATGAATGACTAAGTTTGAAGACATTGGggtttaattaatcatttaaaaaatttaaataataaaaataaataaataaataaaaaattctgcaTCGGAGAAAATGTAACTAAGACAAAATAAACTTTAACATAAGATTGGTGCCCTTGCAATATTAGTCGAGTTGGTCAAACTTTGGATTCAGCGTGGAAACTTTATCCAAGAGTGTTATGCTAAAtaaacaagcatttttttttaatccagtctTTTCTTACTTGGTGTTTCAAACCTGAACAGAAACATGCTGGTTCCTTATTTAACATCATGAAAAAACATTTATCAGTTAAAAATCAACTAAACCAGTTGTGCCTTGACTTCGTAAAGTTTTtctgatttaaatgtaaaaaacttCACCAAGGTTTATGGAAACCACTGTCTTTGTggaacaaatgaaaacaaatgaaggtattttttttttccttttacaacATTTTTACTATGTTGTTGCTACTGCAAATtcttgtattcattcattcatcttctaccgcttatccgaactacctcgggtcacagggagcctgtgcctatctcaggcgtcatcgggcatcaaggcaggatacaccctggacggagtgccaacccatcgcagggcacatacacactctcattcactcacacagtcacacactatggacaattttccagagatgccaatcaacctaccatgcatgtctttggaccgggggaggaaaccggagtacccggaggaaacccccgaggcacggggagaacatgcaaactccacacacacaaggcggaggcgggaatcgaaccccgaccctacaggtgtgaggcgaacgtgctaaccactaagccaccgtgcccccacaaatTCTTGTATAATTtccggaaaaaaaaagaaagaaaaaaaaacatttcacactatATCCCCTTCACACTACAATCAGATCTGCATGCATGTTCTTCTCTGATGCAAGCTCCTTCCTCTGGACTTCCGTTTTTAGAAGCTTCCTGACTCCCAGACAGGATTTATGAGGATGTGTGTTTAGGCTTCAGACGTTTCCTATACCCTTAAAGCATCACACTTCCCATGTGACACTAAGGCCCTTCAGTTAGTAAACCAGAAACAGAGATAAACCACAGCGAGGTGTTTCATGCATTATAAGCATTATGAAAAGCAGCAGGAACTGGGACACACGCTCAGTGGGCCTCGTTTCCGTCTTTCAGAGTCTCGGTCAGCCAGCCGGGGTCCAAAAGGTTTGTCCTTTCCCACCCCAGTTCCCTCGTTCTGCACAGTCAGCAGAATGTTCTGCTCTGTTGCTCTCACTCTGCATCAGCAAATGAGGAGGAAGCCAAAGTACATGgtcagtcatttaaaaaaaacctgcacaTATCATCCTGCAGCGCAATGATCTAGCCTTCACCTGCCGACTTGTTGAAAGAAACAGCttaaatgtactgtatcatCCAAGAGTGTTTTCCTCTTGTCACTGCGAATACTCAGGTGGCTACTAAAGAAAGAAGCTAAATCCTGGATTTCTCGGGACAGTGTGCATGAAATAATCTGTGATCCACACATTTTGCAGTATTTGTTGTGAACTGTACAGTAAATAGGTCAAACAAAATTtccagtaaatatatatattacacacatgtatatatcaTACATAAAGATGCTGTAGGCTACAAaaagattgccaagaccctgaaactgagctgcagcacggtggccaagaccatacaacggtttaacaggacaggttccactcagaacaggcctcgccatggtcaaacaaagaagttgagtgcacgtggtcagtgtcatatccagaggttgtgtttgggaaatagacgtatgaatgctgccagcattgtggcagaggttgaaggggtgggaGGTTCAGCCTGTCAGGGCGCAGaccatacatcacacactgtgttaaACTGGTCTACATGGATGTCAAACCAGAAgtaagcctcttctaaagatgatgcacaagaaagcccgcAAACAGTTTGCTAAAGACAAGCAGACTTAGGacattactggaaccatgtcctgtgtgtggcagcaaccaggtgaggaaTACAAAGACAAgcgtgtcttgcctacagtcaagcatggtggtgggagtgtcatgggctggggctgcatgagtgctgccagcattggggagctacagttcattgagggaaccgtGAATGCCAG comes from Tachysurus vachellii isolate PV-2020 chromosome 26, HZAU_Pvac_v1, whole genome shotgun sequence and encodes:
- the eeig1b gene encoding protein FAM102A encodes the protein MAFLMKKKKFKFQVHFTLEELTAVPFINGMLFCKIRLLDGGDFVISSSRQEVQENCVRWHKKFSFVCKMSANPTTGVLDPCICRVSVRKELKGGKSFSKLGFADLNMAEFAGSGSTVRCCILEGYDTKNTRQDNSILKVTIEMTLLSGDPCFKTPPSTAKNTGLAGQDPSLQLDCKGGGTGNSLTPPTGISPGISSTSRTLKPRTCMPSSGLPEGVDENLSSPEEVFHTGHSRNSSYASQQSKVSGYSTEHSGSSSLTDLSHHRRNTSTSSSNASAGTTTATESLAEPDKEPAKSEKPPRPPRPPIPHRFSRRKKDSVENHPTWVDDTRIDADDVVEKIVQSQDFADVSNNEDSNLQLFVSRDGTTALSGIQLGNRVSAGVFEPVVIESH